Sequence from the Ictalurus punctatus breed USDA103 chromosome 10, Coco_2.0, whole genome shotgun sequence genome:
TTACGCGCAGAAGCGCTAAGGGCGCATAACAGCCCGCAGCGCTATGGGACACTCTACTGTGTTATGTATTTCTTTAGGATGCcacgtgtttgtttatttatttatgtcctgtctcctccCCTTATTGTCATTGGTTTGCCCCttgatttgtgtatatattaaaaCCCTTTGTTCTTCGCAGAGTATATGCTCAGTTTGTCTACATGCACCTGATGATACCAGGCCTATTGTTCTGAGTTTAGTGTCCTGGTTTGGCACTGCCTAGTTCCTTGATTCACGTGTGTTGTCTTTGCCTTGTTAATCCTgcttgccgatcgcctgacttTGTGATCTCGATTCTGCCTAgagttttggatttgtttgaactGCTTTCATTAAAGGAACAATACCTGCAGTTGCATCTGTCTCACCTCTGCGTTCCTGACAGTTGCTAGGAAACTGGAAAACAAACACTGAGAATGAACTAGCTAATATTTAAGGCTAATAATTTAGCTGCTTAATACGTAGCTGTTAAGTCTTTGTAAAGGTATCACCATATTGAGAACCATCAACATCGCATTACTCAAGAACTCTCGAGTTATCCGAAAAGTTCGGCTTTCGTATGAATGTTCTTATAAACATGGCGAACACAACCCCATTTGAACACAGGATAACGCCTGCTATCAAGTTAAATATAAGGATTTGTGACATATTTTGAATTGCCGTTTTTGATTCGAACCTTTTTTGCTTTCTCCCCACAGAGAGTATGCGACAGCAAGCTAATGCAGACCCCAACACTTCTAAGAAGTGTACAACAATGTGAAGCAGTGTTGTCACGAAACATACTGAGGAACTTAAGTTTACAGCAACCAATACAAGATGAAATACGGTCCAGAGCTGAGTATGCAATAGAATATAAACACAGTTTTCCTCAACAACACAGTTTTGAAGGGCTACTACAATACCATCTGTTGATTCTTGTGACAAATTTCAGTTTTATGCAAATAGGTAGAATACTGTGAAGCGACAAATCCAAATCCATATGATTGGGTAAATTCCTCAGATGCGGGTTGTCTGATGTTCCCCAGTTTTATACTCCCAACTTTTAGGCCCTACTTACATTtattggtaacactttactaCAACAGTGCTTGAACAATCATGCACCAAtcatgagttaaggcatgtagtattcacaaactaatgaagagctaaccttaactacgacATGAGTCTTAagaattcatgcgtgaataacgaccaTCTTATAAAGTACATGTCAAtgcatgtttgttagttaatgtattaattaacatgtagaggtaaactaaatcaaacatgctctataagaaaggatgtgaattaaatgtgcataatttcaaaatgtttatataattcGCCAGATGCAGCTGCGTACACAATCATCACTGGATGGCGCTGAGATtaaattattggtgtttattattagtgtgtcTTCCTACGTTCGATAAGGAGGACCAGTGTAAGTAATGAAAGTAATCCTGCACCATCTAATGATGCTTGTGTACGCAGCTACAATggtaaattatataaacaatttgaaatgatgcatgtttaattcatattcttccTTATAGAGCATATTTGAGTTTACCCCTATGTATTGATTCATACATTAACTATCAAAACTAAcaattagtttgtgattagtacacgccttaactcatcattagttcacatttaattaagtattaattgaagtattagtgcatgattattatAACGTGCtacccatttatttattattattttttaaattagctttCAAAGAAACGGCTCAGGttaaagaaaagaggaaaatcAGGAACACAGTATTTCTAGCAGAaattttttcaaaacaaaaattgCAAACCAACAAAGGTAACATGGTGATAAATTAATAGCAGCACAACAGTAGTTGCTATTATGTAATGTGACAAATGAAAACAGCATCTACATAGTAAAGTATTAGAGACAAACTGGACCAACATCAGCAACTTGTCGCCTTCAATTTGTTGTGAATCCAGGGTTAAGAGGCTACAAGCACTGTGTTAATTATGTTCCAAGAAAGAAACATTATTAGAATTAAATCCGTTTTTCATGCATTGCATTGCTGGTATAATGTCTGTGCCTGTCTCCTGAGCTAGGTATGGCTAGTGGTTTTCACTCATTATGGAGTCTAGTGACTCGACAATTGAGGTGCCAGATTGAAAGAAATGGAGATGAATAGCCACCAAAGGAGACTTGTCAGTGTTTGCAGTCTTATAACAACCACCTTTCACTTATAACAACCACTTTCTTCTCTAGGTCTTATTCAGCTCTTATACAGTGTTTACTATGTCCTGCTTATATTATACAAAGATTTAAGTTTATATTACGTACatataaattgtttttttttttttaaagagtgctactgttttttgtttgtttgtttgtaaatagATTCACTGTTTCACATGTTGTAGCATGAAACGCATCATGGCTTTTAATGATGTCAAGACTTGCCTTTAACTGTGACttaaatatgcttttatttttttttaaaaagagctgTTGACATACATATGCATACACAGAATGAAAAGGTTTAATTGCTTAAATGTTTAATTAGCACTTTAAGCCTACAATCAGGACATTTTGAGAAGAGACTCATCCTTAATCCATCACATAccatgccctccactaatattggcacccttggtaaatatgagcaaagaaggctgtggaaaattgtctttattgtttaaccttttgatcttttattcaaaataattcacaaaaaaaactcagcatGTTTGTATACTCAAACATGCTGTACATAGATGTGAGATTTGGTTATGTTTAATCCCAGGCAGATTGAATTTTAgcatttatatttctttaaatatctttcaaatatttgttttttaatgtgaaatacTCAGGGAACAGTTTATCTCCTAAAAATGTCCTGATTACATTTTGCTAatggttattattataataattattagtatTGGATAATAAAGGTAAATAATTGTCAAAAGACCTGATGAATGTctgatgaattatttatttacatacaatTCATGCAGATAGTAGATGGTGCAACAATGCAGGTGGTAATGTGTTAGTACATTTTTAACTAAATTTGCCTTTTGAATGAGTAAAACAGAAGGGAACCAAGTTAGAGGCTCAGATGAACTCTCAGATGAACCTGAATGATCTTGTGCTCCTCTCATGACTATCAGGGATcctagaaaaaaaatactgtatgctTCACATGGCAAAGGTTAAGTGCTCTTAGGGAAGAGCCAGAGTCAAAACTCAAGAGCTGAAAACAGTGAAGCGGCACAAGAGCAATCTGGTTACAGTCTTGGGATTTGAACACATCTTCTAATTATTAGTATAGAAAACCTTAATGCTGTGCCACTTATATGACAGCTAAGGTCATCAGTCTGGGAGAAGATTAGTTTTAGAGGCTACAGGCATGAACGTGGTCACAGggtgatttaattttttttttttcgttattTGTATTTCAGCAATCAGACAAATGCATTGACCTTTTCAGTAAACAGAATCGGACACATCTTATTCTTATAATGAACCATGAACATATTTATTCTGATTGAAATGCTTTCCTTAAATTTGTATCATAACTTAAACATACCATAATTCCAAAATGcgatttataataaaatactgAAACTGAAGTTGTGACAAGCCACCTGTCCTTCATCAAATGTTCAAATGACACATGGTCCTCACaggaggattaaaaaaaaggaacagaaaaaaagaaacaactaCATGTTGGAAGACAAACACTGTCACATTGCAGTTAAGCATTGCCTGCTTCTTAAGTATCTTAACATTTAATACAAACCCCATCTGACGTCTTAAGCAATGTGTGACTCGCTTAACTTTCTCTCAAACACTAAATCTtatataaatgcaaattaaaactATGTTCACAGTGAATTAAAGCCATGCTAATCATAATTGGCCTGCAGAGATGAAGTCTAATATATAGTTTTAAACCTGTGCAAATAATTTAAAAGGAATTGTTCAACAAAACCCTCATTTAGACATTTTTCACTTACACAAATGTGCtggatcatatatatatatatatatatatatatatatatatatatatatatatatatatatatatatatatatatatatatatatatatatataatcaatcaATAATTGATGTCTCTCTCACCCAGTCTTTTCCATGAATATTGCCTAAATCATCAACCACCTGCTTCAAAAAAACATTCTTCTACtatgtaatttttaaataaagtaaagaaTTTTGTATTATCAAGCATACTTTTCTACAATTCAGCTTTCAAGAGGTTGTGGCATATTGCGCAAGTTAGTAGTGTAAACATAGTGAACAAATGCACAATGATAAGTTGcattatggaaaaaaagaaaacaaaattatgGTTGTCCTAGGAAGCTGTCCCCATCATTTTACAGTGCTCAGCTACACACTGAAGATTGGTTCATGTTTATAGATTACAGGAAGATGACACTGACAGTCATGAACAACTAGTTTTGGTTTGATTGAGATATTTGCAGGAAACAAACTAGGGTGAGACAGGCTTCTACATTTTTTTGGTGACTAAATTTCTAGATCCAGTAcaaatctggggaaaaaaaaaacaaacaaaccaaaaacccAACACCAGCAAGCATGTCCTGGCTAATCAGCtgaacattttgtattttttctgcAAATTATTCCTTTGTCAATACGCAGCTTTTCCATCCTTACATAGCTGTGACATTTGTACCTTTCTATCTTCAATCAGTGCATGTGTTACAGTAACCAAACTAAAGCGAGAAAAAAGGACAATATGAAACACAAGACTAATCAAATGCAAGGTATAAGGCAACCAGTTCAAAATGGCATCCTGTGAAACAAGACCTAGTACCCAGTCTTAAATTATTTACAGCCATAATACATATCAAAATATTGTTTCTGGAAAGTAAAAATAGGCTCTTTGAGTTCGTCATTTCGATTGAATCCATTGTAGAAAAACATGAGGCCAAAATAAGGTTTTTCCCGGCATGTGATGCTTAGCACTGACTTAAAGAGTCATTGCTTCTGTGATTGGCTCAGTGTAGGCTGTGGGTCAAgggtggtggggggtgggggtctTCTTATGATTCATCATCGCACTCTCTAATGTTATTCAGATTGCTCTTTTGGACCTCGAGCTCCTCTGCACTAACCATAGCAGGGTTGATGGCTGCGTATCTCGTCCCATGGAACTGTCGAAGATGTATCTACAGAGCCAAACAATGcagtaaaataataagaatatgGAAATTCAAATATGCTCATCCCTTTAGTTTCCAACATTAATCACTCACTTGGATGTAAAGGTTAACTTCGGCGCTTCGACAAAGGTAGGGGAAGTTGCCGCCGGTTTTGAGGTGAGCCCTCCTAGCGTTAGGGTACAGTTTATACATTTCCTCCTTTGCCTCATTTGAAAGAGCGCTCTGATCGAATacctaaaacaacaacagtatGAAGTGACATGGCCAAACATGCAGTAGAATGCAAAAGCAACTGAAGTGCAGTGGTTAATTATGTAAATATTAGAAGCAGTAAAAGCATACATCCATAATGGTGACTGAAACATCCTTTATTTTGTGTGGCTCGATGTAGGAGTTTTGGCAGTTCAGCGTGAGCCGGGATGCCAGTTCACTCTGGTTCAGGCTCTCCAGctgaaaatataaacacaaagaCAGCACTATGTTACTCCATCAGCAAGGAATAGGGCAAATTTGCACCAAGCATTGGAACAAAGCTTTCTTTAACAAATATCTGTGTATTCACCTTTAAGACCAAGGTACACAATGCTCTGGCCTCCATGAACAAGCACACCATTTTCATACTAATGTAATTTACAATTTCACAGTATGCCTACAGTCCATCTTCCAACATCTCTGATGCAGAAATCAATGAAACTGATTAATTGATTTTCACCCAGATGGCTGTAAATGTTGCAGATGAATGCTTGATCAGCTTCAGACCATGGGCGCAATTTCTTTAAAAGAATGTGGACtaaattaacattattttattaattcgcCAACTAAAAATAGCAAACTATATGGGTGATAAACCCGTCCACATCGTGTGCACAAATTACTGAAATTATTACTAAAAATGACTAAGAATGGCTTCATTAAGTTGTGTGCAAACACaatatcaaaagattaaacacaaaatattagGTGGTCCTAGATGAAGTGCTATTTCTTAAGTTGGTGAATAATAACAGTGGAAGCCATAGTGTTAAACTCAATCAAATTTGCAGTGATTCATGAGATAATTACACAGAGGGTTAGAGTGTTGTTTGGCAGAGGTCTACCCTTTCATcggcagtaagaatcagaaagccagactggaattcacaaagaaatacagagataagCCACAAATATTTTacaaccaagatgaacctctaccaaaatgATGGGAAGGctaaagtgtggagaaagaaaggatctgcttattatccaaaacatacaatgtcatggcttgggtttgcttctggaatgggctcaataatctttattgatgatgcaactcatgatggtagctgCAGAATTAATTctgaagtctacagaaacattctgtctacCCATTttcagagaaatgcatccaatataATTGGGACGAACttaatcatgcagcaagacaatgacctaaaacacattgccaactcaacaaaggacttggAAAACGTGGACAAAGTCAATAACCAGACCTTAAACTTGTTGAGCAGTATTTCACCTCCTGAGGAGGAGAAAcccaccaaaacaaacaataactgaAATAAGCTATTGTataagcctggaaaagcaatacaaaagaagaatgcaacagtctggtgatgtcagtgagtcacaggcttgatgctgttattgcaagcaagtgatatgcaaccaaatattaagtgttatttactttaaaactaTCTGTTTCAATACTTTTCGCTCACCTAAAGATTGGGTGTTCTGCAAAAAGTGTCATGTTCTAAGctgtttaatacatttatatgtaaatatcaggaaatgaaagctgaaatcctgaTTTGtatatcttttgatctcaagcccaaatgtCTTCACTGTACAGTGAACAACAAGAattagccttgctgttccaatactttcagaggggactgtatgtttCCCTGAATTCACTCCACAGCTCCACAGAACTGGAactaataaaagaaaaggaattCATGAATATTAATTACTCACTCTGTCCACCATAAAGTCAATGGCATCTGCCATTTTGGGATCAACGGGTCCTTTGGCAAAGTTCCCAAGAACAATCTTCTTAAGCATAAAGGCTGGCATCAACCagaaactgatttaaaaaaaaaaagtcaaaagtgAGGAAATGTGgagatttaaaacaacaacaacaacaacaacatttttaaagaacaatACAATATCAAGTGCAGGACTCTACCTGTTAGCGGTCCACGTTTGGTTAAAAATGGATGTATCGCTGAATGAATTGCACAGGATCAGAGAATGCACTCGAGGTGATTTGTGTGTGACCTCTGCGAATTTCTGAGCCAGAAATCCTCCCAGGGATGCACCGAATAAATGCACCTAGTTGAAAAGAAACAGGACAGGATCAGTATTCTTTGTGATtgtaagatgatttttttttcttctgaagtAACTAGTTAAATAAAGGAATACTGGACAAACTTTGTCTAGTTGCAAGTGGTCGAGAAGTTTCTTAAATCCATCACAAAATTCCAGAAGATCCCAATAGACTGGATACTGGAGCTGCAGCAGAAACATAACAAGTTACATGACTCAACCGAGTTGCTGCCATGAAGTGATGCACCATCCATAAAAAAGTCCAAGAGGAACCAAAAGTATGTGTGTTCAATATTTATGATACAGCGGTACATTAAACCAGTGTGTATCATTTAGAAATTAGGAGGTAATTGTGATTGAGCGGATCTGGGCATCTCTGAAACGATAAAGTCTAATACTACATGCGCTTCTCTTTATTACTGGTATCACATTATTGAGAAAAGTTATTTAATCTCTTCGGTGTTTGAGAGTTGTGAAGAAGAATTCCTTTATGCCCAGGTGTTTCCTGTATTACTTCTTCTTTCCTCTTTAGTCACTTGACAAATAAACTCCAAACACTGACAGCACTATGACAACTCATTATTTACATGTCCTTTCTACACATATATCATCACTAAACCGTGTGCGAAGACTTCCAGAATAAAACTACATTTCACGAAACTCTCTAAAATAACACATGTGGCCTGCTTAATCGTGTCGCACTTCCACACTGGTGTACCAGATATAATACCAACTGTTGTGGACCTTACCGAAATGACACGATATCCCCATCCACTAAGAGCCAGCACTTGCTGGAAGAAAACTTCAGCCGTGCCACTCACTGGAGGAAGGAAGATGATCGGGCACCTGATGCTTTTCGGCCCGGCGTCATACAGCGACCAGACTTTGCTGTCGTCATCATCCACGATAATCTAAATGACAAAGTGATAATCGATAATCAACATGACAAAGTCACACTGCTAAAGGGGATGAATCACGAGCCTATCACATGGTAGAATTTATGACCAAATAAAGCAACTTAAGaagctgtgaagaaaagaaCACAGAATATTATCAATAGTAACAACATTATACAGCTTGAGtgtgaaattaaataatcagACCACACAAGCTGCCAAAGGTATAATAAATAAGGGTACTCTTACTCTTTTGAGGGGCACTGAGCTTCGAAACCAGTTGTAGTCAGGAGACATTCTTATCTCCTCCATTTCTAACAGAAACAGAATAAATCCAAAGGTTAGGGAGACATTAGGCTATTTGTATGaacttcacacaaaaaaacaaagcgcCACAATCTTCCAATCATCCAATCttcctctccacacacacacacacacacacacacacacacacacacacacacacacactttgtataACTACAGATTTAGTGCACTATTGCTGCTGAAGAGTGGTCGAGCAGCAAATGAGAGTAACATTTTCACTGACGTTAATGGCCACGCAATAAAGTAGACTCGATCCTTAACGGCTCAATGCTCCCTAAATGCGTGCACTTTAGAAAATATAAAGAACCAGACTCCTACAACCTAGACAGTGCACTCTATGCTCAAATGAGAGTCATTTAGGATACAGCCatagaccgacacacacacacacacacacacacacacacacacacacacttacttctgCTTTTATCTATTTCAATTTTACAACCTCTGAGCAGAGAATTGCACAAACAGCAAACACTTAATCACAGAGAATGGATAACACCACTTCAgagtaaatataagcaaagccAATCAGATACTCCAACACAAAACAATAACTGCACACTTAATCCCCAAGCTTTCTTCTGCTTTAATAACGTTTAGCAGGTTAACGACTTGTTTATAGACAGTCAAGTAAACAACTCAATGTACTTCATAATACTGTATTTTGAGAATTTAGCTACCTTTCGATGAAAATTGTCATCCACGGATTAGCAACATTTTAGCTTTTCTTTTGCAGTCATATGACAGTTAACTTCCGCATCGAACATGGGAGTGGACTGctctgcgcatgcgcagatgtcttctttttttttaacaatgcgCATGCTCCGTGTAATAGGCATTATAAAGtattattatacatataatgcaattataaaatatgtacagtaaAGAATGTGGAcattatgatatatatatatatatatatatatatatatatatatatatatatatatatatgcgtgtgtgttatatttatatgctatataaatatatgaatatattaaaatcaattaaataaaaaaaatacatgtatcttttttctcattctttctcaATTCAACCTAATGGGTGTTCCTCAGTTAAGCCTTCTGTTcattaacaacaaaaacaacaacaacaataataatagtcatcatcatcattaatattattattatgcacatATTTATTCAATACAATTCATATACATTTTGCAGCTTGAAGTGTTAAAAATATGCAGAAGCTGTTTcaataaattcattattttaactgttttcttttttaagtatgtaatTGTGGGTCTTAATCAGGTGCACAACTTACTAGGTGTCTTCTAAAGAAGATGAAaagtgcttttatttaattaatttactcATATTCTTGACCAAATtttcatccatctattttccactTATCCTTGCTGGGTCGCAGGGGCATGGTGCACAGGGCacagggacaccctggacagggtgccaatccatcggagggcacaatcacacacacattcatacattacagacaatttttGGGCATGCTAATAAGCCTacattgcatgtctttggactgggggaggaaaccagagtacccagaggaagcatggggagaacatgcaaactctacaaactaaccttaaccttaaccctccACACACATTGAACCGTGGTGGGtattgaaccctcaaccctggaggtgtgaagtgAACATGCTAGCCACCAAGCCACTAAGCCCTCTTTAAACCAAATTCCACATTCcaacttttttattttgactGAAATAATGGTGTACATGGACAGAATTAGAGACTCTTTGAATAAGAAAGCTATAAAGAATGTAAAAGTTTGTGAGCTCCACAAAGTATTTATTTGATAGTTATATACCCAGTTGTATTCTTATTTTGTTCTTTATAATATtaccttttatttctttactgtTTTTATAAGTGGTTTATACATATTTAACTgtataatatttaacatttgcaATTGAACGAAAGTGTATAATGTTCatgtacacaaacaaacaaacaaaaaacaaacttctTAAGTGTCCCTTTAAGGACATTTGGTTGAACGTGTTAACATTGCGACAGTCTGAGTCTGCCCTCGTCATGTTTATCTCACGCCGGTTTACTCTCAAATTAATTTCCCTCAGGCACATAGTGCACGATATAAGACCTTGGAAACCTATCATTTCAAaccctatatagtgcactaagATAGGGAGCAGGACGTCATTTAAGATTCAACCATTCAAGCAGGCTAACACAAGTTCTCAGCTAGGTTAGCATGACACCTAGTTAGCTTTGCTTTGTCACTGAGAACACATTGCTTTTAGATTCTTGTGCACTTTAATTAACCTATGGACATTTCCTGAAATAACTGATATATTATCTTTGCCCTAAACAGTGCAGGTTCGCACTAGATCTATTATTATTTCACCAACTTATTTCCGTTGACAAGCTTAGTA
This genomic interval carries:
- the spg21 gene encoding maspardin — protein: MEEIRMSPDYNWFRSSVPLKRIIVDDDDSKVWSLYDAGPKSIRCPIIFLPPVSGTAEVFFQQVLALSGWGYRVISLQYPVYWDLLEFCDGFKKLLDHLQLDKVHLFGASLGGFLAQKFAEVTHKSPRVHSLILCNSFSDTSIFNQTWTANSFWLMPAFMLKKIVLGNFAKGPVDPKMADAIDFMVDRLESLNQSELASRLTLNCQNSYIEPHKIKDVSVTIMDVFDQSALSNEAKEEMYKLYPNARRAHLKTGGNFPYLCRSAEVNLYIQIHLRQFHGTRYAAINPAMVSAEELEVQKSNLNNIRECDDES